One region of Streptomyces sp. CG4 genomic DNA includes:
- a CDS encoding transposase encodes MRDHLGGLWGDEDFADWYPRDGRPSLSPAQLATVCVLQFLLGLSDRQAAEAVRCRIDFKYALAMDLDDPGFHHSVLADFRDRLTEDGRADRLLDLALARLKEAGLVRERTTQRTDSTHVLAAVRDLTRLELVTEAVRAALEELAGTASHLLAGLVDEEWGRRYGRPVRLGKNPTRPKTRILATGGDAVRLIEHLGQHGPERLSGPRVQALRQIMVQNYYRDGAGRLRWRTAEDGGLPPSAVAVVSPYDPTARYARRGHITRWKGFVAHLTETCDPDGVNVITDVATTDATGYDAKALPGIHTRLKHRGLLPAEHLVDGGYTSLVHLEQAAREQSGSPDHCRSTPPARTAGTTASAATTSTSTSTAARSPARRARPARDGTAPTRPPHPPRHL; translated from the coding sequence GTGAGAGACCACCTGGGCGGGCTGTGGGGTGACGAGGACTTCGCCGACTGGTACCCGCGTGACGGCCGCCCCAGCCTCTCGCCCGCCCAGCTGGCCACCGTCTGCGTGCTCCAGTTCCTCCTCGGTCTGTCGGACCGGCAGGCGGCCGAAGCGGTTCGCTGCCGCATCGATTTCAAGTACGCGCTGGCCATGGACCTGGACGATCCCGGCTTCCACCACAGCGTGCTGGCCGACTTCCGCGACCGTCTCACCGAGGACGGCCGAGCCGACCGTCTCCTCGACCTCGCGCTCGCGCGCCTGAAGGAGGCCGGTCTCGTCCGCGAGCGCACCACCCAGCGCACGGACTCCACCCACGTCCTGGCCGCGGTCCGCGACCTGACCCGGCTGGAACTGGTCACCGAGGCCGTCCGCGCCGCGCTGGAAGAACTGGCCGGCACAGCTTCGCACCTGCTGGCCGGCCTGGTCGACGAGGAGTGGGGGCGCCGCTACGGCCGCCCGGTCCGTCTGGGCAAGAACCCCACCCGCCCCAAGACCAGAATCCTCGCCACCGGAGGCGACGCCGTCCGGCTGATCGAGCACCTCGGGCAGCACGGGCCGGAACGCCTGTCCGGTCCCCGCGTCCAAGCCCTGCGGCAGATCATGGTGCAGAACTACTACCGCGACGGGGCCGGCCGCCTGCGCTGGCGCACCGCCGAGGACGGCGGGCTGCCGCCCTCTGCCGTCGCAGTCGTCTCGCCCTACGACCCGACGGCCCGCTACGCGCGCCGCGGACACATCACCCGCTGGAAGGGGTTCGTCGCACACCTCACCGAAACCTGTGATCCCGACGGCGTCAACGTGATCACAGATGTGGCCACCACCGACGCCACCGGGTACGACGCGAAGGCTCTGCCCGGCATCCACACCCGGCTCAAGCATCGCGGGCTGCTGCCCGCCGAGCATCTGGTCGACGGCGGCTACACCTCCCTGGTCCATCTGGAACAGGCAGCCCGCGAACAGTCAGGGTCACCGGACCACTGCCGGTCAACACCACCCGCCAGAACCGCAGGAACAACGGCTTCGGCCGCGACGACTTCCACATCGACTTCGACCGCCGCCAGGTCACCTGCCCGCAGGGCGAGACCAGCGCGGGATGGCACGGCCCCTACCCGACCTCCTCACCCACCGCGGCACCTCTGA
- a CDS encoding ABC transporter ATP-binding protein, with the protein MTDIDAPEADLRNMGDEGLDAHLVVDRGSFRLDVTMAAAPGDVVALLGPNGAGKTTALRALAGLVPLTDGHLFLDGVSLDRTPPESRPVGVVFQDYLLFPHLSALDNVAFGPRCQGVPKAEARAQAAAWLDRMGLAGHAGVKPRRLSGGQAQRVALARALATRPRLLLLDEPLAALDARTRLEVRAQLRRHLAEFEAVAVLVTHDPLDAMVLADRLVVIEHGRVVQEGTPGDIARHPRTDYIAQLVGLNLYRGQAERHTVRLDAGPSITTTEDLSGPVFVAFPPSAVTLFRERPTGASARNLWRCEVTGLETHGDQIRADLGGELPLAADLTTVAAAELELHPGAAVWATVKATQTHAYPA; encoded by the coding sequence ATGACCGACATCGACGCCCCCGAGGCCGACCTGCGCAACATGGGCGACGAGGGACTCGATGCCCACCTCGTCGTCGACCGTGGCTCCTTCCGGCTGGACGTGACCATGGCGGCCGCCCCCGGAGACGTCGTAGCCCTCCTCGGCCCCAACGGCGCCGGCAAGACCACCGCCCTACGCGCCCTGGCCGGCCTGGTCCCGCTCACCGACGGCCACCTCTTCCTGGACGGCGTCTCCCTGGACCGCACTCCCCCGGAGTCCCGCCCGGTCGGCGTGGTCTTCCAGGACTATCTGCTCTTTCCGCATCTGTCCGCGCTGGACAATGTGGCGTTCGGGCCGCGCTGCCAGGGCGTGCCCAAGGCCGAGGCGCGTGCCCAGGCCGCCGCGTGGCTGGACCGGATGGGGCTCGCCGGCCACGCGGGCGTCAAGCCGCGTCGGCTGTCCGGCGGTCAGGCCCAGCGCGTGGCCCTCGCCCGCGCCCTGGCCACCCGCCCCCGGCTGCTGCTCCTGGACGAGCCGCTGGCCGCGCTGGACGCCCGTACCCGGCTGGAGGTCCGCGCCCAACTGCGCCGCCATCTGGCCGAGTTCGAGGCGGTCGCCGTCCTCGTCACGCACGATCCGCTGGACGCCATGGTGCTCGCGGACCGGCTGGTGGTGATCGAGCACGGCCGGGTCGTCCAGGAGGGCACCCCCGGCGACATCGCCCGCCATCCGCGCACCGACTACATCGCCCAGCTCGTCGGCCTCAACCTCTACCGGGGCCAGGCGGAGCGGCACACGGTACGACTCGACGCGGGTCCTTCGATCACCACCACGGAAGACCTGTCCGGGCCGGTCTTCGTGGCGTTCCCGCCCAGCGCCGTCACCCTGTTCCGGGAGCGGCCCACCGGTGCCAGCGCCCGTAACCTGTGGCGCTGCGAGGTGACCGGCCTGGAGACGCACGGCGACCAGATCCGCGCCGACCTCGGCGGCGAACTCCCCCTCGCCGCCGACCTCACCACGGTCGCCGCCGCCGAGCTCGAACTGCACCCGGGCGCGGCCGTCTGGGCGACGGTCAAAGCGACGCAGACACATGCATACCCGGCCTGA
- a CDS encoding TOBE domain-containing protein — MTLSIRNQLPGTVTAIQPGEAMATVKIRLDGGQDLTAAITLESVRDLGLAEGATVRALVKSTEVSLATAPIDRVSIRNQLPGTVTDIAAGAAMATVKISIDGGSVTSAITKESATDLGLSTGSAVVALIKSTEVALATA, encoded by the coding sequence ATGACCCTGAGCATCCGCAACCAGCTCCCCGGCACGGTCACGGCGATCCAGCCGGGCGAGGCCATGGCCACCGTCAAGATCCGGCTCGACGGGGGCCAGGACCTGACCGCGGCGATCACCCTGGAGTCCGTCCGGGACCTGGGCCTCGCCGAGGGCGCCACGGTACGGGCCCTGGTGAAGTCGACCGAGGTCTCCCTCGCCACCGCGCCGATCGACCGCGTCTCCATCCGCAACCAGCTGCCGGGCACCGTCACCGACATCGCGGCCGGCGCCGCGATGGCCACCGTGAAGATCTCGATCGACGGTGGCTCGGTGACCTCCGCCATCACCAAGGAGTCGGCCACCGACCTCGGGCTCTCCACCGGCTCCGCCGTGGTCGCCCTGATCAAGTCCACCGAGGTGGCGCTGGCGACGGCCTGA
- the modB gene encoding molybdate ABC transporter permease subunit produces MTSLLEPGAAAGPRTGRPRRRRVGTGSRRGVPLPLLLPGLVALAFLLLPLVALLIRAPWGSLPGQLSSTEVWQALQLSLVSATAATAVSLVLGVPLAWLLARTDFPGRGFVRALVTLPLVLPPVVGGVALLLALGRNGVIGTWLDSWFGITLPFTTTGVVIAESFVAMPFLVISVEGTLRAADPRFEEAATTLGASRFTAFRRVTLPLIAPGIAAGSVLAWARALGEFGATITFAGNFPGRTQTMPLAVYLALQNDPEAAISLSLVLLVVSIAVLAALRDRWMTGA; encoded by the coding sequence GTGACCTCGCTCCTCGAGCCCGGCGCCGCGGCCGGCCCCCGCACGGGCCGACCGCGGCGCCGCCGCGTCGGCACGGGGAGCCGACGCGGCGTGCCGTTGCCGCTGCTGCTGCCGGGTCTGGTGGCGCTGGCGTTCCTGCTGCTGCCGCTGGTCGCGCTGCTCATCCGCGCACCCTGGGGCAGTCTGCCGGGCCAGCTGTCCAGCACCGAGGTGTGGCAGGCGCTCCAGCTCTCGCTGGTCAGCGCCACCGCGGCGACGGCCGTCAGCCTCGTCCTGGGCGTGCCCCTGGCCTGGCTGCTGGCCCGTACGGACTTTCCCGGCCGGGGGTTCGTACGGGCCCTGGTGACCTTGCCCCTGGTGCTGCCGCCGGTGGTCGGCGGTGTGGCGCTGCTGCTGGCGCTCGGCCGCAACGGGGTGATCGGCACCTGGCTGGACTCCTGGTTCGGGATCACACTGCCGTTCACCACCACCGGGGTCGTGATCGCGGAGTCGTTCGTCGCGATGCCGTTCCTGGTCATCAGCGTCGAGGGCACCCTGCGCGCGGCCGACCCGCGTTTCGAGGAGGCGGCGACGACGCTCGGCGCGTCCCGCTTCACCGCGTTCCGCCGGGTCACCCTGCCGCTGATCGCGCCCGGCATCGCGGCCGGGTCGGTGCTGGCCTGGGCGCGTGCGCTCGGCGAGTTCGGCGCGACGATCACCTTCGCGGGCAACTTCCCCGGCCGCACCCAGACCATGCCCCTCGCGGTCTATCTGGCCCTGCAGAACGACCCCGAGGCCGCGATCTCGCTCAGCCTGGTCCTGCTGGTGGTCTCGATCGCGGTACTGGCCGCGCTCAGGGACCGCTGGATGACGGGAGCGTGA